A window of Ignavibacteriales bacterium contains these coding sequences:
- a CDS encoding response regulator transcription factor codes for MRKIRLLLADDHNILRQGLVNILERYDDFCIVAEAEDGYSMVNKYFSFHPDVVLCDIEMPGMNGLEAAQEILEKDKDAKIIFLSMHNSDEYVYKILQINAYGLIPKEIIKNELVTSIRAVAKGEKYFMGKSDQEVEKIKARFSNLKGVYESKKSLNLNSLEEKILLLVAEGKTSQEIADILHKAKRTIDSSRAIIMNKLNLETLPQLIKYAVQYSFSRKTNGDN; via the coding sequence ATGCGAAAAATAAGATTGCTGTTAGCTGACGATCATAATATTCTAAGACAAGGATTAGTAAATATACTTGAAAGATATGATGACTTCTGTATTGTAGCTGAAGCTGAAGATGGATATAGTATGGTAAATAAATATTTCAGTTTTCATCCAGATGTAGTTTTATGTGATATTGAAATGCCTGGTATGAACGGTCTTGAAGCAGCACAAGAAATTTTGGAAAAAGATAAAGATGCAAAGATTATTTTTCTCTCCATGCACAACTCCGATGAATACGTTTATAAGATTCTTCAAATTAACGCATACGGTTTAATCCCCAAAGAAATAATTAAAAATGAATTAGTCACTTCTATTCGAGCTGTAGCCAAAGGTGAAAAATATTTTATGGGCAAATCAGATCAAGAGGTTGAAAAAATTAAAGCAAGATTCAGCAATTTGAAAGGAGTATATGAAAGCAAAAAATCGTTGAACTTAAATTCATTGGAGGAAAAGATTTTACTGCTTGTAGCTGAAGGAAAAACAAGTCAAGAAATTGCTGATATTTTACATAAAGCAAAGCGAACAATTGATTCTTCCAGAGCAATAATTATGAATAAATTAAATCTTGAAACTTTACCACAACTTATTAAGTATGCTGTACAATATTCATTTTCTAGAAAAACGAATGGTGATAATTGA
- a CDS encoding sensor histidine kinase yields MNSLDNYFKQFLTFENPLFFAFILSISVIGVIILIFYKVILPLQKKFVTENQRFLLEKAELMALFAEMDPEPLIRTDTSGNIIQTNEASRKIFSNIEEKEIKINEILPSLKNKSANGTFTENISGKIFSVIAKEYPQLGITNFYLHDITRLKRYESDLENYKNRLKNFADKLDKDYDELKKSIAAELHDDIGQKLIIIKLKLSNLEDYEKDVIQTDLEAVYQRVREISRTLKLSEVTNLGLKISIQSLVHYISESSKINGSFEFLGKEEKLSSELEICIYRVIQESLNNIIKHSKANEFSVQIELNEKYVNIVISDNGIGIPEDYFNARELKSAGTGLFSIKERIEKLRGKLKINSNQNEGTVLVIKLPKEGAVHAKNKIAVS; encoded by the coding sequence ATGAATAGTTTGGATAATTATTTTAAGCAATTCTTAACCTTTGAGAACCCTCTATTCTTTGCATTTATATTAAGTATAAGTGTTATTGGTGTTATTATTCTAATCTTTTATAAAGTAATTCTTCCGCTTCAAAAAAAATTCGTTACTGAAAATCAAAGATTTTTATTAGAGAAAGCAGAATTAATGGCTCTCTTTGCAGAAATGGATCCGGAACCATTGATCAGAACGGATACATCCGGAAATATTATTCAAACAAATGAAGCATCTAGAAAAATATTTTCCAATATTGAAGAAAAGGAGATAAAGATTAATGAAATTTTACCGTCACTCAAGAATAAATCCGCAAACGGTACATTTACAGAAAATATCAGTGGGAAAATTTTTTCAGTTATTGCAAAAGAATATCCTCAACTAGGGATTACAAATTTTTATCTTCATGATATAACCCGATTAAAACGATATGAATCAGATCTTGAAAATTATAAGAATCGATTAAAAAATTTCGCTGATAAACTCGATAAAGATTATGATGAATTGAAAAAGTCTATTGCTGCCGAATTACATGATGACATTGGACAAAAGTTAATAATAATTAAATTAAAATTATCCAACCTGGAAGACTACGAAAAGGACGTAATTCAAACTGATTTGGAAGCTGTTTATCAAAGGGTTAGAGAAATATCAAGAACTTTAAAATTATCTGAAGTTACTAACTTAGGTCTTAAAATTAGTATTCAGAGTTTAGTACATTATATATCAGAAAGTTCTAAGATCAATGGATCATTTGAATTTCTTGGTAAAGAAGAAAAACTCAGTTCTGAATTGGAAATATGTATATATCGAGTTATTCAGGAATCATTGAATAATATTATTAAACATTCTAAAGCAAATGAATTTTCGGTGCAGATAGAGCTAAATGAGAAATATGTTAACATTGTTATTTCAGATAACGGAATTGGGATTCCCGAAGATTACTTTAACGCACGAGAGTTGAAGAGTGCAGGGACAGGTCTTTTTAGTATTAAAGAAAGAATTGAGAAGTTACGTGGAAAATTAAAAATAAATTCAAATCAAAATGAAGGAACGGTACTAGTTATTAAACTTCCCAAAGAAGGTGCAGTGCATGCGAAAAATAAGATTGCTGTTAGCTGA
- a CDS encoding response regulator, with product MLSKLKPLPKLLIVEDDLENQKFLLFFLKKYFRIEICDSAEMCYEFLFKERSDIILMDISIKGYKNGLDLTRELKSHPLFSKIPIVCYTAHAYNEDRINAIEAGCDAYISKPTNYNILLNTLFKLVKESNDDKHLSIFDRN from the coding sequence ATGTTAAGCAAACTCAAACCATTACCAAAATTATTAATCGTTGAAGACGATCTTGAAAATCAAAAATTTTTACTCTTTTTCTTAAAAAAATATTTTAGAATTGAAATTTGTGATTCAGCAGAAATGTGTTATGAATTTTTATTTAAGGAACGATCGGATATTATATTAATGGATATTTCTATTAAAGGTTACAAAAATGGATTAGATCTAACCAGAGAACTAAAGAGCCATCCCTTGTTCTCAAAGATTCCAATAGTTTGTTACACCGCTCATGCATATAATGAAGATAGAATAAATGCAATTGAAGCCGGTTGTGATGCGTATATCAGCAAACCGACCAATTATAATATTTTGCTTAATACACTTTTTAAGTTGGTTAAAGAATCAAATGATGATAAGCATTTATCAATATTTGACCGAAATTAG
- a CDS encoding NHL repeat-containing protein, with protein MKFKLYLSILLFSSVNYILPQTIIYSGQIGSFNSAKSFSINSLGYIYVSDVSSNEIIKLDTLGKVIKSIGGYGWKESSFDYPIDVFAAPLNIYVADKNNNRIQLFDKDLNFLSYFSTQDSDDDRIKFRYPLSSAISSQGDIFILDSDNRRILKFNQRWEFQTSIGNYEAGPFALVNPKHFAITSNTKVLVADSQNLIMFDQFGNGIKKIQLPFEPVNINATFQTICVNDKSQIAYFADSDLESNNFNPTIFKPKLEDDIEDSFLYNSKIYLLTKSTILIYKIVQSN; from the coding sequence ATGAAATTTAAACTTTACCTGTCAATTTTACTTTTTTCATCTGTAAATTACATATTACCACAAACCATTATTTATTCCGGTCAAATTGGGTCATTCAATTCTGCAAAATCTTTCTCAATCAATTCTCTAGGATATATTTATGTTTCTGATGTTTCTTCCAATGAAATAATAAAATTGGATACACTCGGAAAAGTAATTAAATCAATTGGTGGATACGGTTGGAAAGAATCTTCATTCGATTACCCGATTGATGTTTTTGCTGCACCATTGAATATTTATGTGGCTGATAAGAATAATAACCGGATTCAGTTATTTGATAAAGATTTGAATTTTCTTTCTTACTTCTCGACTCAGGATTCTGATGATGATAGGATTAAGTTCAGATATCCTCTAAGTTCTGCGATATCATCACAAGGTGATATATTTATCTTGGACTCCGATAATAGAAGAATTTTGAAATTTAATCAAAGATGGGAATTTCAAACATCAATTGGCAATTATGAAGCCGGTCCATTTGCACTTGTAAATCCTAAACATTTTGCAATTACAAGTAATACAAAAGTATTAGTTGCGGATTCTCAAAACCTTATTATGTTCGATCAGTTCGGGAACGGTATTAAGAAAATTCAATTACCATTTGAACCGGTAAATATTAATGCAACATTCCAAACAATTTGTGTCAACGATAAATCACAAATCGCTTACTTTGCTGATTCCGATCTTGAATCAAATAATTTCAATCCGACAATATTCAAGCCGAAATTAGAAGATGATATCGAAGATTCATTTTTATACAACTCAAAAATATATCTTCTCACAAAGAGCACGATCCTTATTTACAAAATTGTTCAATCTAATTAA
- a CDS encoding DUF2085 domain-containing protein, whose translation MKRSYSLILFFLFLIWFLGIFIEWFIKIDEHFVFALPYLQKTYSLVCHQEKNKLLLFDGIETLTCARCTGIYLGLLLSSLLVLFKLPKRKLHIKILLVAAAPMIADVLLTSLNIYAYSKLIAFFTGLLLGSFGFFYLYAGLNNLILELKK comes from the coding sequence ATGAAGCGCAGTTATAGTTTGATCTTATTTTTTCTATTCTTGATTTGGTTCTTAGGGATTTTCATCGAATGGTTTATTAAAATAGACGAGCATTTTGTTTTTGCTCTTCCTTATCTACAAAAAACTTATTCATTAGTTTGCCATCAAGAAAAAAATAAATTATTACTTTTTGATGGAATCGAGACATTAACTTGCGCTCGTTGCACAGGAATATATTTAGGATTGTTACTTTCTTCATTGCTTGTATTATTTAAATTACCAAAACGGAAATTGCACATTAAAATTCTTCTTGTTGCGGCAGCACCAATGATTGCCGATGTATTACTTACCTCATTAAACATTTATGCCTATTCCAAATTAATTGCGTTTTTCACAGGATTGCTTTTAGGTTCTTTTGGATTTTTTTATCTTTACGCCGGCTTGAATAATTTAATTCTAGAACTTAAAAAATGA
- a CDS encoding DUF4199 family protein, producing the protein MKKYLAALICGFGAGVLQIVPFVKSFSCCMILPLAAFISLLLDQRATRNFEKIPMKKALLFGLFTGLFAALFGSVFEILITFITKHNDVIASFTDLQRIVQNLPLSEDIKKEVLNIFQSVREDILKNGFSILYTFSVIVNNFIVNSIFGSVGGLIGAQIINSRLHNQSNGR; encoded by the coding sequence TTGAAGAAATATTTAGCGGCACTTATATGCGGTTTTGGAGCCGGGGTTTTACAGATCGTTCCTTTTGTAAAAAGTTTTTCCTGCTGTATGATTTTACCTCTTGCTGCATTCATTTCTTTGTTATTAGATCAACGAGCAACAAGAAATTTCGAAAAAATTCCAATGAAAAAAGCTCTGCTATTTGGTTTATTCACCGGATTATTTGCTGCTTTATTCGGATCTGTTTTTGAAATACTTATAACTTTCATTACAAAACATAATGATGTAATAGCATCCTTTACCGATCTTCAGCGTATAGTTCAAAACCTGCCGCTTAGTGAAGATATAAAAAAAGAAGTACTCAATATCTTTCAATCAGTGAGAGAAGATATTCTGAAAAACGGATTTTCCATTCTTTATACCTTTTCTGTAATTGTAAATAATTTTATTGTTAATTCAATTTTTGGATCCGTTGGCGGTTTAATAGGCGCACAAATAATTAATAGCAGACTTCATAATCAATCGAACGGTAGATAG